The following proteins are encoded in a genomic region of Pelodictyon phaeoclathratiforme BU-1:
- the rlmB gene encoding 23S rRNA (guanosine(2251)-2'-O)-methyltransferase RlmB, whose amino-acid sequence MDAEHSENIVYGRNAVLELLQQKPESIEKIYFQFNTSHPKLKEIVITARRLKLVSGKARLEKLSLIAGTTKHQGVCALISSVTYYSLEEVLATPRNTFPLLVVLQGLDDPHNIGAIIRTAEAVAADAVVLVEGKGSPVNAVVHKASAGALSHMRICKVKSLVRALELLHQCNVQVLAADMEAELNYTDADMKKSTAIVLGMEGSGIAPEALQFCDHVVRIPMAGCVESLNVSVTAGVLLYEAMRQRLA is encoded by the coding sequence ATGGACGCGGAACATTCCGAAAACATTGTCTATGGCAGGAATGCCGTACTTGAGCTTCTCCAGCAAAAGCCCGAAAGTATTGAGAAGATCTATTTTCAGTTTAACACCTCTCATCCAAAACTGAAGGAAATTGTTATTACCGCAAGGCGGCTGAAGCTGGTGAGCGGCAAAGCCCGGCTTGAAAAACTTTCCCTTATTGCCGGCACAACAAAGCACCAGGGAGTTTGTGCTCTTATCAGTTCGGTCACCTACTACTCGCTTGAAGAGGTGCTGGCAACTCCCCGCAATACCTTCCCGCTTCTTGTGGTACTGCAGGGGCTTGATGATCCCCACAACATCGGAGCCATAATAAGAACTGCTGAAGCTGTGGCTGCCGATGCAGTTGTGCTTGTTGAAGGAAAGGGCTCTCCTGTTAATGCTGTCGTTCACAAGGCCTCAGCCGGAGCGCTCTCTCATATGAGAATTTGCAAGGTAAAAAGCCTTGTGCGTGCCCTTGAACTTCTGCATCAATGCAATGTTCAGGTTCTTGCGGCTGATATGGAAGCAGAACTCAATTATACCGATGCCGACATGAAAAAATCGACAGCCATTGTGCTTGGTATGGAAGGGAGCGGTATTGCACCTGAAGCGCTGCAATTCTGCGATCATGTTGTCCGCATTCCCATGGCAGGCTGCGTTGAATCCCTGAATGTCAGTGTGACGGCCGGTGTGCTGCTTTACGAAGCCATGAGGCAGCGGCTTGCATGA
- the gcvH gene encoding glycine cleavage system protein GcvH has product MTIPEDLRYTKDHEWIKLLEDGSTALVGITDFAQHELGDIVFVELKSAGTVLKQHEVFGTVEAVKTVADLFAPVAGELLELNALLDSAEIVNQDPYNDGWLVKMKVASPEAVHALLDAEAYRQLTGE; this is encoded by the coding sequence ATGACTATTCCCGAAGATCTCCGTTATACCAAAGACCATGAATGGATTAAACTGCTCGAAGATGGCAGCACCGCACTGGTCGGCATTACTGACTTTGCCCAGCACGAACTTGGGGATATTGTTTTTGTTGAATTGAAATCTGCCGGAACAGTGCTGAAACAGCATGAGGTCTTTGGTACAGTCGAGGCGGTAAAAACCGTTGCCGATCTTTTTGCTCCGGTTGCCGGTGAACTGCTTGAGCTGAATGCTCTGCTTGACAGCGCTGAAATTGTCAATCAGGATCCATACAACGATGGCTGGCTGGTCAAGATGAAGGTTGCCAGTCCGGAAGCAGTTCATGCACTGCTTGATGCTGAGGCTTACCGTCAGCTCACAGGGGAGTAA